A region from the Halobacillus mangrovi genome encodes:
- a CDS encoding ketopantoate reductase family protein: MKIVVLGAGALGAYFGGRWQEAGHEVVNLVRDGRAEQIQKHGLQLHSEMGDYLVPEPKIATSPEEIEDPDLVFLAVKGYHLHGTIDWLKNLVEKGAKVFPVLNGMEHISILREELGEEAVIGGLSYIIATLDEKGHVVHTSQFHDLVFGPLHPSQQQICEELALACNQANLNGTLSPNILEEMWRKYMFISSFSGITTAVNQTIGEVRSYPQTFRIAERILEEMRQLANAHQVNLTEEDVATAFERLRGLDHEMTSSMHQDRRKGLPLEVEHLHGGALRLGSEVDLAMPYTETIHAMIKPYEAYQA; this comes from the coding sequence ATGAAAATTGTTGTACTAGGCGCCGGTGCTCTTGGTGCTTATTTCGGAGGCCGCTGGCAGGAAGCTGGTCATGAAGTGGTCAATTTAGTTCGGGATGGTCGTGCGGAACAAATCCAGAAACATGGATTGCAGTTACATAGTGAAATGGGTGACTATTTAGTGCCCGAGCCAAAAATCGCAACTTCCCCAGAAGAGATCGAAGACCCTGATTTAGTATTTTTAGCCGTGAAAGGCTACCATCTTCACGGTACAATCGATTGGCTGAAAAATCTTGTTGAAAAAGGCGCTAAAGTCTTTCCCGTTTTGAATGGTATGGAACATATCAGTATTTTAAGAGAAGAATTAGGTGAGGAAGCTGTCATTGGAGGCCTGTCCTATATCATTGCAACATTGGATGAAAAAGGTCATGTCGTCCACACCAGTCAATTCCATGATCTCGTCTTTGGTCCTTTACACCCTTCACAACAGCAGATTTGCGAAGAACTTGCACTCGCTTGTAATCAAGCAAACCTCAACGGTACATTGAGTCCAAATATCTTAGAAGAAATGTGGAGAAAGTATATGTTCATCTCCTCTTTTTCCGGGATTACTACGGCCGTAAACCAGACGATCGGAGAAGTACGCAGTTATCCTCAAACCTTCAGAATCGCAGAAAGAATTCTAGAGGAGATGAGGCAGCTAGCAAATGCCCACCAGGTCAATTTAACAGAAGAGGATGTGGCGACTGCGTTCGAACGTCTTCGAGGCCTTGACCATGAAATGACTTCTTCCATGCATCAGGATCGAAGAAAAGGGCTGCCGTTGGAAGTTGAGCACCTTCATGGCGGTGCACTTCGCCTCGGCAGTGAGGTTGACCTCGCTATGCCTTACACGGAGACAATCCATGCAATGATCAAGCCTTATGAAGCCTACCAAGCCTAA
- a CDS encoding YkgJ family cysteine cluster protein → MTRFLKHQEILNKCERINEEYEIDPVFFDEIVDDLLNSELDTEAVILEGFQNLLTEIDNEIERMESFSNMKPNCFKGCAFCCYFPIVVSRMEAKILFRSIEQFSEERKNAIFEHWEHYYSNQKNKLAQAFTMDPEDPETKMEYKKLNLPCPMLDPENQLCMAYEVRPVPCRTYLNYSDPQVCAENHMPKEPFSYEFLYTYYFGAINELIQALYENGEEVFVDYPMDAWSYDYLPAWVLKWREGTLDEV, encoded by the coding sequence ATGACACGTTTTTTAAAACACCAGGAAATACTGAATAAATGCGAACGAATCAACGAAGAATACGAAATTGATCCAGTGTTTTTCGATGAAATTGTTGATGACCTTTTAAATAGTGAATTAGATACAGAAGCCGTCATTCTTGAAGGTTTTCAAAACTTATTGACTGAAATTGACAATGAAATTGAGAGAATGGAATCATTCAGTAATATGAAGCCAAATTGTTTTAAAGGCTGTGCTTTTTGTTGTTATTTTCCAATTGTTGTAAGTCGGATGGAGGCAAAAATATTGTTCAGGTCGATTGAACAATTCTCTGAAGAGAGAAAGAATGCGATTTTTGAGCACTGGGAACATTACTATTCCAATCAAAAAAATAAGTTGGCTCAGGCATTTACCATGGATCCAGAAGATCCAGAAACAAAAATGGAGTATAAGAAGCTTAATTTGCCTTGTCCGATGTTAGATCCTGAGAACCAGTTATGCATGGCCTATGAAGTTCGACCGGTTCCGTGCCGAACATACTTGAACTATAGTGATCCTCAAGTATGCGCAGAAAATCATATGCCGAAAGAACCGTTCAGCTACGAATTTCTATACACCTACTACTTCGGTGCTATAAATGAACTCATACAGGCTTTATACGAGAACGGGGAAGAAGTCTTTGTCGATTATCCGATGGATGCCTGGAGCTATGACTATCTACCAGCTTGGGTATTAAAATGGAGAGAGGGGACGTTGGATGAAGTATAA
- a CDS encoding C40 family peptidase — MFKKTLFKEILAGTLTATCAVYEYKLSRRNYQKLERLVKTFSKNYKTYFYNYAGLLGVPINQPIEVPASYFCSQFVSEVLKRSGAPLFAKSDSLVTPDDFRHHEDLKLIYEGPLYEYPFLYSTPFYHPKKYQSFPFRKYVKQQVKSEVLGIYEEEGHVYQFRDGFAKPKKILLSNKWQKLKHFFNRRKK, encoded by the coding sequence TTGTTCAAGAAGACTTTGTTCAAGGAAATTTTAGCTGGTACCCTTACCGCTACTTGTGCTGTTTATGAATACAAACTGTCTCGCAGAAACTATCAAAAGCTTGAAAGACTGGTTAAAACTTTTTCCAAAAACTACAAAACCTATTTCTATAACTACGCAGGCCTGCTAGGCGTGCCAATTAATCAGCCAATTGAAGTACCCGCAAGTTATTTTTGTTCCCAATTTGTATCTGAAGTTTTAAAACGCAGCGGTGCGCCATTATTTGCAAAATCCGACTCTTTGGTCACACCTGATGATTTCAGACATCATGAAGACCTAAAGCTCATTTATGAAGGTCCGTTGTATGAGTACCCCTTTCTATATTCAACTCCTTTCTACCACCCAAAAAAGTATCAATCCTTTCCTTTTCGTAAATATGTCAAACAGCAAGTGAAGTCAGAAGTGCTCGGCATTTATGAAGAAGAGGGCCATGTCTATCAATTTCGAGATGGGTTTGCCAAACCAAAGAAAATTCTTCTCTCTAATAAGTGGCAGAAGCTTAAGCATTTTTTTAATAGAAGAAAAAAATAA
- a CDS encoding DnaJ family domain-containing protein produces MDFGHLIEEKIKQSIKNGDFENLPGKGKPLPKDELAYVPDEMRNSYRILKNANMLPEEMQLKKEIVNLEELLEEVKDSERSAYVRKELSEKRIRFDLLMEKRRLNQSGAFRQYQNKVNRRFGF; encoded by the coding sequence ATGGATTTTGGCCATTTGATTGAAGAGAAGATTAAACAGTCGATTAAAAATGGAGATTTCGAGAACCTTCCTGGAAAAGGAAAACCTCTGCCTAAAGATGAACTTGCTTACGTCCCAGATGAGATGCGGAATAGCTACCGGATTTTAAAAAACGCGAATATGCTTCCCGAAGAAATGCAGCTAAAGAAAGAGATAGTTAACCTGGAAGAATTACTGGAAGAAGTCAAAGATTCGGAACGGTCTGCTTATGTGAGAAAAGAGCTTTCAGAGAAACGAATCCGCTTTGATTTGTTGATGGAAAAGCGCAGGTTGAATCAATCAGGGGCTTTCAGACAGTATCAAAATAAAGTTAACCGCCGCTTTGGCTTTTAA
- a CDS encoding EAL domain-containing protein encodes MDPLDIVSDLHNIKPVYQPIVSAIKHDVIGYEVLGRYHNEGSWMSLGPFFHDKEVPDEFKVEVDQYLLKIAMREMLQSNMEGNLFINRNAKQLMVNDGEDLLQTLLLFEQKGFSMNRIVIEVTEHDFDEEFEVLSHLLQYYKTYGIQIAVDHVGAKSSNIDRIRQLEPHILKIDTTIIRNQNAEGFHDVMYSLSMLARRIGAALLFENIEDDFQLHFAWKHGGRFYQGFFLAKPSDYLVTKEALTLNLSEKISAYITREKSLVEQRLHLITQWETKVRELLPKWEGPKKVDAFIDLVKDRFHQESFRMFVCNSDGQQISSNFRKRVNSWELEPEQRGSNWAFRPYFLENVMQMKSTGKGILSDIYSDIDTKEMIRTFSVPVSNQYFLFIDIRYSFIYDHECLLI; translated from the coding sequence ATGGATCCATTAGATATCGTAAGCGACTTACATAACATTAAGCCAGTATACCAGCCGATTGTCAGCGCTATAAAACATGATGTGATTGGATATGAAGTGTTGGGGCGTTATCACAACGAAGGGAGCTGGATGAGTCTTGGTCCGTTCTTTCATGATAAAGAAGTACCTGATGAATTTAAAGTTGAAGTGGATCAGTATTTATTAAAAATAGCCATGAGAGAGATGCTGCAGTCAAACATGGAAGGCAATTTATTTATCAACCGGAATGCTAAACAGCTGATGGTAAACGATGGAGAAGACTTACTGCAGACGTTGCTTTTGTTTGAACAGAAAGGGTTTTCTATGAACCGGATTGTAATTGAAGTGACAGAGCATGATTTTGATGAAGAATTCGAAGTCCTCAGTCATTTGCTTCAATATTATAAGACATACGGCATTCAAATAGCTGTCGATCATGTCGGTGCAAAAAGCTCGAATATCGACCGAATCCGTCAGCTTGAACCGCATATATTGAAAATTGATACGACAATTATCCGAAATCAAAATGCAGAAGGTTTTCATGATGTCATGTACTCCCTGTCCATGCTTGCGAGAAGGATTGGAGCGGCCTTATTATTTGAGAATATAGAAGACGATTTTCAGCTTCATTTTGCGTGGAAGCATGGAGGTAGGTTCTATCAAGGATTCTTTTTAGCAAAACCTTCCGATTATCTCGTAACAAAAGAGGCTTTGACCTTGAATCTCAGCGAAAAAATTTCTGCTTATATTACTCGCGAGAAGTCTCTGGTGGAACAACGGCTTCATCTTATAACCCAATGGGAAACTAAAGTTCGTGAACTGCTGCCAAAGTGGGAAGGACCGAAGAAAGTGGACGCTTTTATTGATTTAGTGAAAGACCGTTTTCATCAAGAAAGCTTTCGGATGTTCGTCTGTAACAGCGATGGCCAACAGATCTCCTCAAACTTTCGGAAAAGAGTGAATAGTTGGGAGCTTGAGCCAGAGCAGAGAGGATCAAACTGGGCATTTCGTCCATATTTTTTAGAAAATGTGATGCAGATGAAATCGACAGGAAAAGGAATTTTATCCGACATTTATTCTGATATTGATACAAAAGAAATGATTCGTACGTTTAGTGTACCTGTATCTAATCAGTATTTTTTATTTATCGATATCCGGTATTCCTTTATTTATGATCATGAATGTCTGCTTATTTAA
- a CDS encoding ABC transporter ATP-binding protein, translated as MSIVQLNQISHQFGKTKIIKDVDLSIKKGEIFGLLGPSGAGKTTLVKMMTGILSPTEGEVFLNGEKMPSLNQMKHYGFMAQADALYQELTARENLDFFASLYKMPKARKKDRIQEVMEMVDLIDHLDQTVETYSGGMKRRLSLAAALVHEPELIILDEPTVGIDPVLRQSIWDELNRLKNKGVTIIVTTHVMDEADKCDRLAMLRSGRVIALDSPKQLKAEIGAATLEEVFLYYGGAED; from the coding sequence ATGAGTATTGTTCAATTGAATCAGATTTCTCACCAATTCGGTAAGACGAAAATCATTAAAGATGTAGATCTATCCATTAAGAAAGGAGAAATCTTTGGACTGCTCGGTCCTTCTGGCGCCGGGAAAACGACACTTGTAAAAATGATGACAGGTATTTTGAGTCCGACTGAAGGTGAGGTTTTTTTAAATGGAGAGAAAATGCCTTCCCTAAATCAAATGAAGCATTATGGATTTATGGCCCAGGCCGACGCTCTATATCAAGAACTTACAGCAAGAGAAAATCTCGATTTTTTTGCTTCTTTATATAAAATGCCTAAAGCCCGTAAAAAAGATAGAATCCAGGAAGTGATGGAGATGGTCGATTTAATTGATCATTTAGATCAAACAGTTGAAACGTACTCAGGTGGGATGAAACGCAGGCTTTCTTTAGCTGCCGCACTTGTCCATGAACCTGAACTAATCATCCTTGATGAACCGACAGTGGGAATTGATCCTGTACTGCGGCAATCGATTTGGGATGAGTTGAACCGGCTGAAAAATAAGGGGGTTACGATCATCGTAACGACCCACGTAATGGATGAAGCAGACAAGTGTGATCGATTAGCCATGCTTCGTTCAGGCAGGGTGATCGCTTTGGATTCTCCAAAGCAGCTTAAAGCGGAAATAGGAGCGGCCACTTTAGAAGAAGTATTTCTTTATTATGGAGGTGCAGAGGATTGA
- the iadA gene encoding beta-aspartyl-peptidase — translation MITLIKNATVYNPHPLGKKDVLIADRRIARIDDCIELSNDFIDVIEADGKILAPGFIDGHVHITGGGGEGSFRSRTPELKLADATTSGVTTVVGVIGTDGTTRTMTNLIAKAKALQEEGISCYAHTGSYQVPVRTLTGKIEDDILLIDLIIGAGEIAIADHRSSQPTVEELSKIASQARIGGMLSGKKGVVNVHVGDSEDRLSIIEKVIATTDIPITQFYPTHINRNPSLFKAGIDYAKRGGNVDFTTSTIPKFIEDGEVKSSEALKRMLEAGVPIERMTFTSDAQGSLPDFDAGGNLIGMKVGKIHSMYEAFVEAVKEFNIPLENALQVVTSNPAHILGLKTKGAVKEGMDADLVLLDKETLSIKTVIALGRKMVKNGEAVVKGTFE, via the coding sequence GTGATTACACTAATAAAAAATGCAACCGTCTATAATCCTCATCCTTTAGGGAAAAAAGATGTACTGATTGCAGATCGGAGAATAGCCCGCATTGATGACTGTATTGAACTATCTAATGATTTCATCGATGTAATTGAAGCTGATGGAAAGATACTAGCTCCAGGCTTCATCGATGGCCATGTGCATATTACAGGGGGAGGTGGAGAGGGGAGTTTTCGCTCCAGAACCCCTGAATTGAAGCTGGCAGATGCAACGACGAGTGGTGTAACGACCGTCGTAGGAGTGATCGGCACTGATGGAACAACGAGAACCATGACGAATCTGATAGCAAAGGCTAAGGCTCTCCAGGAAGAAGGGATATCCTGTTACGCTCATACAGGTTCTTATCAAGTTCCTGTACGGACACTAACCGGGAAAATAGAGGATGATATCCTTCTGATCGATCTCATTATTGGGGCAGGCGAAATCGCCATCGCCGATCATAGATCTTCTCAGCCTACGGTAGAGGAATTATCGAAGATTGCTTCACAAGCAAGAATTGGCGGGATGCTTTCTGGGAAAAAAGGCGTGGTGAATGTTCATGTAGGAGACAGTGAAGATCGCCTTTCTATCATCGAAAAGGTGATTGCAACTACAGACATACCGATTACCCAATTTTACCCTACGCATATCAATCGTAATCCCTCACTATTTAAAGCAGGCATCGATTACGCTAAAAGAGGCGGGAATGTAGATTTCACAACAAGTACGATTCCTAAGTTCATTGAGGATGGAGAAGTGAAAAGTAGTGAAGCTTTGAAGAGAATGCTTGAAGCAGGTGTACCGATCGAACGAATGACCTTCACCTCGGATGCACAAGGCAGCCTGCCTGATTTTGATGCAGGGGGAAATTTAATCGGGATGAAGGTCGGCAAGATTCATTCCATGTATGAAGCATTTGTCGAAGCGGTTAAGGAATTTAACATACCTTTAGAAAATGCCCTTCAAGTCGTTACTTCCAACCCGGCTCATATTCTCGGATTAAAAACGAAGGGGGCAGTAAAAGAAGGGATGGATGCAGATCTCGTACTACTTGATAAAGAAACACTTTCTATTAAAACCGTAATCGCTTTAGGCAGGAAAATGGTCAAAAACGGAGAAGCGGTTGTGAAAGGGACATTCGAATAG
- the mreBH gene encoding rod-share determining protein MreBH yields MLSNAEIGIDLGTANILIYSKSKGILLNEPSVVAYNTETKNVVAVGKEAKEMVGKTPRNIIPVRPLRDGVIADYDMTAQMLKELLKKVSKKSGLSMRKPTVVICTPSGSTSVERRAIHNAVKSYGAKQVHLIEEPIAAAIGADLPVDEPVANVIVDVGGGTSEVAIISFGGVVSCKSIRTGGDVMDEEIIQYVRKAYNVLIGERTAEQIKMEIGYALIEHPELTMEVRGRDMVTGLPKTIELKSTEIQSALKESLEQLLETIRATLEECPPELSGDIVDHGVILTGGGSLLNGMQDWLSQEISVPVHMAPSPLESVAIGTGRSLKMIQKLQKASK; encoded by the coding sequence ATGCTATCAAACGCTGAAATTGGTATCGATCTTGGTACAGCAAATATATTAATCTATTCTAAGTCAAAAGGAATTCTATTAAATGAGCCTTCAGTCGTAGCTTATAATACGGAAACGAAAAATGTTGTTGCTGTCGGTAAAGAAGCTAAAGAAATGGTCGGAAAGACCCCAAGAAACATTATCCCTGTAAGACCTTTGAGAGACGGAGTCATAGCAGATTATGATATGACTGCTCAAATGTTGAAAGAACTACTTAAGAAGGTTTCCAAAAAGTCAGGCCTATCCATGCGTAAGCCAACAGTCGTCATTTGTACACCATCCGGATCCACTTCTGTGGAACGCCGCGCAATCCATAACGCAGTGAAAAGCTACGGAGCTAAACAAGTTCATCTTATTGAGGAGCCAATCGCTGCTGCTATTGGTGCAGACCTGCCTGTAGACGAGCCAGTCGCTAACGTGATCGTTGATGTCGGCGGAGGTACAAGTGAAGTAGCTATTATCTCCTTCGGCGGAGTTGTTTCATGTAAATCTATTCGCACAGGCGGAGACGTTATGGATGAAGAGATCATCCAATATGTCCGCAAAGCTTATAATGTATTGATCGGAGAACGCACAGCGGAACAAATTAAAATGGAAATCGGTTATGCGTTAATCGAGCATCCTGAACTAACTATGGAAGTTCGTGGACGGGATATGGTTACAGGCTTACCAAAAACGATTGAATTGAAATCTACAGAGATTCAGTCTGCTTTAAAAGAATCATTAGAACAGCTGCTTGAAACCATCCGCGCAACTCTCGAAGAATGCCCGCCGGAATTAAGCGGAGATATTGTTGATCACGGTGTCATCCTGACAGGAGGCGGCTCACTATTGAACGGTATGCAGGACTGGCTTTCCCAGGAGATTTCCGTTCCTGTCCATATGGCCCCAAGTCCATTAGAATCCGTAGCCATCGGTACAGGCCGCTCCCTGAAAATGATTCAAAAGCTTCAAAAGGCCTCTAAATAA
- a CDS encoding DUF1428 family protein: MYTVICFFRVKKTDVEEFVKLTRHSGELLKSHGTLEHHMFYANELTGRQGSMGILNLIEMDEDEELLLGQSIFESKEDYYKVMEQIGCNDIIQYLNQHIKDIVEMSRVVTSSFTTEIPQ; encoded by the coding sequence ATGTACACTGTCATTTGTTTCTTTAGGGTAAAGAAAACAGACGTAGAGGAATTTGTAAAGTTAACCAGACATTCAGGGGAACTTTTAAAATCCCATGGAACCCTCGAACATCATATGTTTTATGCAAATGAACTCACAGGACGACAAGGATCCATGGGCATCCTCAACCTGATTGAGATGGACGAGGATGAAGAGCTTCTGCTTGGCCAGTCCATTTTCGAAAGTAAAGAGGATTACTATAAAGTAATGGAACAAATCGGTTGTAATGACATTATTCAATATTTGAACCAGCACATTAAAGACATCGTTGAAATGAGCCGTGTTGTCACGTCAAGTTTTACTACAGAAATCCCTCAATAA
- a CDS encoding M15 family metallopeptidase has product MLPFQKKDVPMPTVLHPKVEEYKNELIATSKNKGIDIIITEGHRSVERQNKLYERGRSTDGSIVTYAKGGESFHNYGLAIDFALKLDDGDVAWDMTRDDNKNGESDWMEVVTIAKDMGFVWGGDFSNFKDYPHLQMDFGLTIRELQYGKRPKVDQYAEK; this is encoded by the coding sequence ATGCTTCCGTTTCAGAAAAAGGATGTGCCTATGCCCACCGTGCTCCATCCTAAGGTTGAAGAATACAAAAATGAATTGATTGCGACTTCAAAAAATAAGGGAATTGATATTATAATTACAGAAGGGCATCGTTCTGTGGAACGACAAAATAAGCTTTATGAACGTGGACGTTCTACAGATGGGAGTATCGTCACCTATGCTAAAGGTGGGGAATCATTCCACAACTATGGCTTAGCGATAGACTTCGCGCTTAAACTGGACGACGGGGATGTCGCATGGGATATGACACGTGATGATAATAAAAACGGGGAGTCTGATTGGATGGAAGTCGTGACTATCGCAAAGGATATGGGGTTTGTATGGGGCGGTGACTTTTCCAATTTTAAAGATTATCCTCATTTACAGATGGATTTTGGTTTGACGATTCGTGAATTACAATATGGAAAACGTCCAAAAGTGGACCAATATGCTGAAAAATAA
- a CDS encoding MOSC domain-containing protein codes for MKYKLLSLNVGRPEVYQTDKGELESAYRKKPVQSMTFLTFLNFDGDEQADKKNHGGRDKAVCLYPAQHYRHWENHYDQPFSFPAFGENITVEGIEETNVHIGDIFQLGEAIVQVTEPRKPCYIIARTHGIEDFPAQVTASGYTGFYLRVLKEGDVTPGDMMTLIERHPDQISVSDVNNVRYHDRKNQDRIKRILKVDALSGSLRETLEKMLQKT; via the coding sequence ATGAAGTATAAGCTGTTATCATTAAATGTAGGACGACCGGAAGTCTATCAAACGGATAAGGGTGAGTTGGAGAGTGCTTACCGTAAAAAGCCAGTACAATCAATGACTTTTTTAACCTTTCTTAATTTCGATGGAGATGAACAAGCCGATAAAAAAAATCATGGCGGGCGTGACAAGGCGGTCTGCCTTTACCCGGCCCAGCATTATCGGCATTGGGAAAACCATTATGATCAGCCGTTTTCCTTTCCGGCATTTGGTGAGAATATTACCGTAGAAGGCATAGAAGAAACGAATGTCCATATCGGGGACATTTTTCAGTTGGGGGAAGCAATAGTTCAGGTTACCGAACCAAGGAAACCTTGTTATATCATTGCCAGGACACATGGAATCGAGGACTTTCCTGCTCAAGTGACAGCCAGCGGCTATACGGGGTTCTACCTCCGAGTGCTCAAAGAGGGGGATGTGACACCTGGAGACATGATGACTTTAATCGAACGTCATCCTGATCAAATCTCAGTAAGTGATGTTAACAATGTCCGTTATCATGATAGAAAGAATCAAGATCGAATCAAACGGATTCTCAAAGTCGATGCACTTTCCGGAAGCCTTAGGGAGACTTTGGAAAAAATGCTCCAAAAAACATAA
- a CDS encoding ABC transporter permease has product MNTITVMKRILTQFKRDKRSMALMIVAPIFVLTLMWLVLDSESSTLEVAVVDVPDRFIEKLESGDLELASMSLAEAESALDDAEIDGMIQWNQKQPVITLEGSDPNTAGAVQKELKSALSAGTEQPFEIDFWHGSNDMDLFDYTGPVLIGFFVFFFVFIVGGVSFLRERTQGTLERLLSTPIKRGELVLGYLGGFGLFTVLQSLLIAAYSIYVLDLFMTGEFLYVLLVTFLLALTALSLGTLLSAFAKNEFQMIQFIPIVIVPQVFFSGLFPIEGLSYWLQAIGNVMPLTYGAEALRGIMLRGEGWVDFQIHIYILVGFALLFTILNIFALKRHRSL; this is encoded by the coding sequence TTGAACACGATTACGGTAATGAAAAGAATTTTAACTCAATTTAAACGTGATAAAAGAAGCATGGCTTTGATGATCGTAGCTCCTATCTTTGTACTCACTTTAATGTGGCTCGTCCTTGATAGTGAAAGCTCTACGCTTGAAGTAGCTGTAGTCGATGTTCCAGATCGTTTCATTGAGAAGCTAGAAAGCGGGGACCTTGAACTAGCATCGATGTCTTTGGCTGAAGCAGAAAGTGCTTTGGACGATGCAGAGATCGATGGAATGATTCAATGGAATCAAAAGCAGCCAGTGATCACCCTTGAGGGAAGTGACCCTAACACGGCCGGCGCTGTTCAAAAGGAGTTGAAGAGTGCGTTGAGTGCAGGGACAGAGCAACCGTTTGAAATTGACTTCTGGCACGGATCGAACGACATGGACTTGTTTGATTATACTGGTCCGGTACTCATTGGATTTTTTGTATTCTTCTTTGTTTTTATCGTTGGGGGTGTATCCTTTTTAAGAGAGCGTACTCAAGGTACCCTGGAACGTCTCTTGTCGACACCGATTAAGCGTGGAGAGCTTGTCCTTGGCTACTTAGGAGGATTTGGTCTGTTTACTGTCCTTCAATCCTTACTGATCGCAGCCTACTCCATTTATGTGTTGGATTTATTCATGACTGGAGAATTCTTATATGTATTACTTGTGACTTTTCTATTAGCGTTAACGGCTTTAAGTCTCGGGACACTTTTGTCGGCCTTTGCTAAAAATGAGTTCCAAATGATCCAATTCATTCCGATTGTTATTGTTCCACAAGTGTTTTTCTCAGGGCTCTTTCCTATTGAAGGCCTTTCTTACTGGCTGCAAGCTATAGGGAATGTCATGCCTCTGACCTATGGTGCGGAAGCTTTAAGGGGGATTATGCTTCGTGGAGAAGGATGGGTGGATTTTCAAATTCACATTTATATCCTTGTTGGATTTGCTCTCTTATTCACCATTCTCAATATATTCGCATTGAAGCGTCATCGCAGTTTATAA